In Balearica regulorum gibbericeps isolate bBalReg1 chromosome 2, bBalReg1.pri, whole genome shotgun sequence, one DNA window encodes the following:
- the LOC142600839 gene encoding uncharacterized protein LOC142600839 translates to MSPRSPTSPRRPASPRSRAETQSPCMAAAGWAGRAAMATEPPEPGVGVRGAAGLAAFVRSCTLHGLGRVFAPGAPAPHRLLWAGAFLASLGTFLLQAGERVRHYATYPRVTVLDEAESRVLVFPAVTLCNYNRVRRSQLTPDDLFWLGGELLAVGREDVPRYLQALGQPPDLAGFFPSKSYDLGAFYQRAGHPIHEMLLRCRFRGRDCGPENFTAVSASATASATATAGCAPGRTHGSPSPGWLCPGQGLGRTPGAEQVLGPRGVQAVGWSAVGRWRGAGCGMVGCVRSAGPWGARAVGRRRGGGTAPARPAVPQPQALGEAPTALRRDGSSHPPCAHGAVGKRGGDGESWGGCGAAAQA, encoded by the coding sequence ATGTCACCACGCAGCCCCACGTCCCCCCGCCGCCCTGCGTCCCCCCGGAGCCGTGCTGAAACCCAATCCCCCTGCATGGCCGCGGCAGGATGGGCAGGACGGGCGGCCATGGCCACCGAGCCGCCAGAGCCGGGCGTGGGGGTGCGGGGGGCGGCCGGCCTGGCCGCCTTTGTCCGCTCCTGCACCCTGCACGGGCTGGGGCGCGTCTTCGCGCCCGGGGCGCCGGCACCGCACCGCCTGCTCTGGGCCGGCGCCTTCCTGGCCTCGCTGGGCACCTTCCTGCTGCAGGCGGGGGAGCGGGTCCGGCACTACGCCACGTACCCCCGCGTCACCGTGCTGGACGAGGCGGAGAGCCGCGTCCTCGTCTTCCCCGCCGTCACCCTCTGCAACTACAACCGCGTCCGGCGCTCGCAGCTCACCCCCGACGACCTGTTCTGGCTGGGCGGCGAGCTGCtggcagtggggagggaggacGTTCCCCGCTACCTGCAGGCGCTGGGGCAGCCCCCCGACCTCGCCGGCTTCTTCCCCAGCAAGAGCTACGACCTGGGTGCCTTCTACCAGCGCGCCGGGCACCCCATCCACGAGATGCTGCTGCGCTGCCGCTTCCGTGGCCGGGACTGCGGCCCCGAGAACTTCACCGCCGTGAGTGCCAGCGCCACGGCCAGCGCCACGGCCACGGCTGGCTGTGCCCCGGGCAGGACCCacggcagccccagccccggctggctctgccctgggcagggctTGGGCAGGACCCCCGGGGCTGAGCAGGTTTTGGGGCCACGGGGCGTGCAGGCTGTGGGGTGGTCGGCTGTGGGGCGATGGCGGGGTGCAGGCTGTGGGATGGTGGGCTGTGTGCGCTCTGCGGGGCCGTGGGGCGCGCGGGCTGTGGGGCGACGACGTGGTGGGggcacagcccctgcccgccccgccgtCCCCCAGCCCCAAGCGCTCGGTGAAGCTCCCACCGCGCTGCGCCGGGATGGCTCCTCTCACCCTCCCTGTGCCCACGGGGCCGTGGGGAAGCGTGGTGGAGACGGGGAGTCatgggggggctgcggggctgcagcGCAGGCAtga